In Stegostoma tigrinum isolate sSteTig4 chromosome 12, sSteTig4.hap1, whole genome shotgun sequence, the following proteins share a genomic window:
- the LOC125456904 gene encoding LOW QUALITY PROTEIN: AP-2 complex subunit mu-like (The sequence of the model RefSeq protein was modified relative to this genomic sequence to represent the inferred CDS: deleted 2 bases in 1 codon; substituted 1 base at 1 genomic stop codon): MIGGLFIYNHKGEVLISRVYRDDIGRNAVDALRVNVIHARQQVHSPVTNIARTSFFHVKRSNIWLAAVTEHNVNAAMVFEFLYKMCDVMTSYFGKISEENIKNNFVRIYELLDEILDFGYPQNSETGALKTFITQQGIKASQTKEEQSQITSQVTGQIGWRREGIMYQRNEIFLDVLESVNLLMSPQGLVLSAHVSGRVVMKSYLSRMPECKFGMNDKIVIEKQGKGTADESVKSGKQSIAIDDCTFHQCVRLSKFESERSIRFIPPDGEYELMRYRTTKDIILPFRVIPLVREVGRTKLEVKVVIKSNFKPSMLAQNIEVRIPTPLNTSGVQVICVKGKAKYKASENAIVWKIKXMAGMKESQISAEIELLPTNDKKKWARPPISMNFKAPFAPSGLKVRYLKVFEPKLNYSDHDVIKWVRYIGRSGIYETRC; the protein is encoded by the exons ATGATTGGAGGCTTGTTCATTTACAACCATAAGGGAGAAGTCCTGATTTCCCGAGTCTACAGGGATGACATTGGACGGAACGCAGTGGATGCCTTACGCGTCAATGTTATCCATGCAAGGCAGCAAGTGCATTCACCAGTGACTAACATCGCACGAACCAGTTTCTTCCACGTGAAACGTTCCAATATCTGGCTAGCTGCTGTCACCGAGCATAATGTTAATGCAGCCATGGTCTTTGAGTTCTTGTATAAAATGTGTGATGTTATGACTTCGTATTTTGGAAAGATCAGTGAGGAAAACATCAAGAACAACTTTGTCCGTATTTATGAGCTGCTGGATGAAATCCTGGATTTTGGCTATCCACAGAATTCTGAGACTGGGGCACTGAAAACTTTCATTACTCAACAAGGAATCAAAGCCAGC CAGACCAAGGAAGAACAGTCACAGATCACTAGCCAGGTAACTGGACAGATTGGATGGAGACGTGAAGGAATCATGTATCAGCGAAATGAGATATTCTTGGATGTTTTGGAGAGTGTCAACCTGCTAATGTCACCACAAGGTCTGGTTCTAAGTGCTCATGTCTCAGGCAGGGTAGTAATGAAGAGTTACTTGAGTAGAATGCCAGAATGCAAGTTTGGGATGAATGACAAGATTGTTATCGAGAAACAAGGCAAAGGAACTGCTGACGAGAGTGTGAAAAGCGGTAAACAATCTATAGCAATTGATGACTGCACATTCCACCAATGTGTGAGGCTCAGCAAGTTTGAATCTGAAAGGAGCATTCGTTTCATCCCACCAGATGGAGAATATGAACTTATGAGGTATCGAACCACTAAAGATATCATCCTGCCATTCCGTGTGATCCCATTGGTCAGAGAAGTAGGTCGCACTAAACTTGAAGTGAAAGTTGTGATTAAATCAAACTTTAAACCATCCATGCTGGCACAGAATATTGAGGTGCGTATTCCAACCCCACTCAATACCAGTGGAGTGCAGGTCATCTGCGTGAAAGGGAAAGCCAAGTACAAGGCCAGTGAAAATGCAATTGTTTGGAAGATTAAATGAATGGCAGGAATGAAGGAATCTCAGATCAGTGCTGAGATCGAGCTTCTACCCACTAATGACAAAAAGAAATGGGCTCGTCCACCTATTTCCATGAACTTCAAGGCCCCATTCGCTCCATCTGGGCTGAAAGTGCGGTACCTTAAAGTGTTTGAACCGAAGCTGAACTACAGCGATCATGATGTGATAAAATGGGTTCGGTACATTGGACGAAGCGGGATCTATGAGACCAGATGCTGA